One Candidatus Acidulodesulfobacterium ferriphilum genomic window, TTTGCGGGAACAGAAGAAAGTCCCGGTGAAACGGTGATTTACCAGGGTAGAAGCTATAAGGTTTATAGAGGCATGGGTTCTCTGGGTGCAATGGTAAGCGGCTCAAAAGATAGATATTTTCAATCCCATATAAAAGAAGAATCAAAATTTGTCCCCGAAGGAATCGAGGGGAGAGTGCCGTATAGAGGGACGCTTTCTGAGGCGGTTAATCAGTTAATCGGCGGATTGCGGGCTGGAATGGGATATTGCGGCGTTCACTCTATAGAAGAACTTAGAACCAGAACAAGATTTATGAGGATAACTTCATCGGGTCTTAAAGAAAGCCATGTTCATGATGTCATAATTACAAGGGAAGCGCCCAATTACAGGCTCGATTAATTTAATATGGAAAAAGTATTTTCTAAAATTCTAATAATCGATTTTGGGTCTCAATATACCCAGCTTATCGCAAGAAAGATAAGGGAAAGCGAAGTATATTGCGAAATATATCCTTTTAATTCATCCTACAAAAAGATAAAGGATTTTAAGCCGGATGCAATTATACTTTCCGGCGGCCCGTCATCCGTTTATGACGGCGGCGCCCCTTTTATAACAAAGGAAATATTTAATATCGATGTTCCTTTTTTGGGGATTTGCTATGGTATGCAAATTATGGCGTATCTCCTTTCAGGGGAGGTTAAGCCCGCAAAAAATAGAGAATATGGACATTCAAAACTCGCTATAATAAAAGAAAGCAAGCTATTTAAGGGGTGTGAAAAATCAAGCCTTGTATGGATGAGCCACGGGGATATTATCGTAAAAACTCCGCCGGACTTTGTTGTAACCTCTCAAACCGAAAATTGTTCCGTTGCTTCATTCGAAAACAGCGAGAGAAAACTTTACGGACTTCAGTTTCATCCCGAGGTTGCGCATACCGCTTGCGGACGGAAAATATTAAATAATTTTCTATTTAATATCGCAAAAGTTAAAAAAACATGGAAGCTCGAAGATTTTATAGAGAATAAAGTGAGGGAGATTAAGAATCTTGCAGACGGTAAAAAAGCTATATGCGCCCTTTCGGGAGGAGTTGATTCCACCGTTGCCGCCGTTCTCGCAAATAAAGCCATAGGGGATAAACTCAGGTGTATATTTGTTGACAACGGTCTTTTAAGAGAAAACGAGGGAAAAGCCGTTATAAAGTTTTATAAAGAAAATTTAAAATTAAATGTAAAACTTGTAAATGCATCTAATTTATTCCTAAAAGCATTAAAAGGGGTTAAAGATCCTGAAAAGAAAAGAAAAATTATCGGAAAACTTTTTATAGAGATATTCGAAAAAGAGGCTAAAAAAATAGCGGATGCGGGTTTTCTTGTGCAGGGGACGCTGTATCCCGATGTTATCGAATCCGTCAGGGTATTCGGCGCTTCAAGCATTATTAAAAGTCATCATAATGTCGGCGGCCTTCCAAAAAAATTAAATTTAAAATTAATCGAGCCGCTAAGGGAATTATTTAAAGACGAGGTTCGCATAATAGGAAAGAATCTAAGAATTCCCGCGGAAATCATTAGCAGGCAGCCGTTTCCCGGTCCGGGACTTGCCATAAGGATAATCGGGGATGTCGATAAAAATAAACTTAACACATTAAGGCAAGCCGATGCCATTGTCACGGAAGAGATAAAAAAATCTGGATTAGAAGGTAAGGTTTGGCAGTCTTTCCCTGTGTTAATTCCGGTTAAAACAGTCGGCGTTATGGGGGACAAAAGAAGCTATGAATCCCTTATAGCGCTTCGGGCGGTGAGTTCGTCGGACGGTATGACGGCAGATTTTGTGAAATTGGATTACGATATTCTAAGGACGATTTCGGCGCGGATAATTTCTGAAGTAGAGGGAATAAACAGGGTGGTTTATGATATTACATCAAAACCGCCTTCGACAATAGAGTGGGAGTAATAATTTTATGGATAAATTCGTTCATCTCCATTTGCATTCGCATTACAGCCTTTTAGACGGCGCTATTAAAATCGACGATATTATAAGCAAGGCCATAGAGTTTAATATGTCCGCCGCGGCAATTACCGACCACGGGAATATGTTCGGCGCTATCGAGTTTTATGAAAAGGCATTAAAAAAATCCGTTAAACCCTTGATCGGATGCGAAATGTATGTTTCAAGATCGGATATGACGCTTAAAAATTCAAATGAAAAATTATATTATCATTTAATTTTACTTGCCAAAAATGAAGAAGGGTATCAAAATCTTTCGAGGCTTATATCAAAATCTTATACCGACGGCTTTTATTATAAACCGAGAATAGATAAAAATATTTTAAAAGAAAACCATAGCGGCTTAATTGCGTTATCCGCCTGTTTAAAGGGGGAAATACCTTATAATTTAATTCAAGGCAAAATGGATTTGGCAGAAAAGAACCTTCAATATTATTTGGATCTGTTTGGTGATGATTTTTATTTAGAAATGCAGATGCAGGGTATAGAAGAACAAAAAAGGGCAAATGCAGGAATAGTCGAATTATCCAAAAAATATGGCGTTCCGCTTGTGGCTACCAATGACTGCCATTATCTTTTGAAAGACGATTACGAAGCCCACGATGTTCTTTTATGTATTCAAACCGGAAAAACGGTAGAAGACAAAGACAGGATGAGATTTTCTACAAAGGATTTATATTTTAAATCACAGGAAGAAATGATAGATATATTTAGCGAGTATCCTGCCGAAGCCATTTCTAACACAAAAATAATAGAAAGCAAATGCAATTTTTCTTTTAAACTTAAAGAAGGACATCATTTTCCGCAGTTTATAATCAAAGCAAACAATGATGACGCGCTTAAGCCCTGCATATCTATACTTGATTTTTTTGAAAAAAAAGTAAAAGAAGGATTTCATGAAAGATTTATAAAGAATCCAACCGCAATGGCAAAAGAATCATACTTAAACAATGCGGAAGCCTATGAAAAAAGATTAGATATGGAGATAGAAGTTATTAAAAAATCTAATTTTGCAGGATATTTCTTAATAGTTTCCGATTTTATCAGGTATGCAAAGGATAACGATATTCCCGTTGGACCTGGAAGGGGTTCCGCCGCAGGGAGCCTTGCGGCATATTGTCTAAAAATTACGGACATAGATCCGATTCAATATGATTTAATGTTTGAAAGATTTCTTAATCCCGAACGAATCAGTATGCCCGATATAGATTCCGATTTTTGTATAAACGGGAGGGATGAAGTAATCAAATATGTTTCCAGAAAATATGGAGAGGAAAATGTCTCCCAAATAATTACATTTGGAACAATGCAGGCAAAAGCCGCCATAAGAGATACAGGGAGAGCGCTTAATATGCCTTATGCCGAGGTCGATAAAATAGCCAAGCTTGTTCCGAACACGCTTGGCATTACACTCGAAGAGGCTGTCAAAGAAGAGCCGAAACTTCAAAATTTAATAAATACCGATTTTAAAGTTAAAAAATTAATAGAGATAGCCAGAAGGCTTGAGGGGCTGGCAAGGCACGCCAGCACCCACGCCGCCGGCGTTGTAATATCCAATAAACCTATTCTTAATTTTATGCCTTTATATAAGGGTTCAAAGGAAACCGATGTTATAACGACTCAATATACGGGGCAAGATTTGGAAAAATTGGGATTTATCAAATTTGATTTTTTGGGTTTAAAAACTCTTACGGTAATGAATGAGGCTATTAAGCTTATAAACGGTAAAAAAACAGGGCAGTCCAATAAACATGAAGGCATGGAACATCCCGCCCCGCTTGCGTCCCCTGCCCCAATCAGGGAGGAGAACGATTTTAACATATATAATATAGATCTAAACGATCAAAAAACATATAAACTTTTATCTTCGGGAGACACCACTGGGGTATTTCAGCTTGAAAGTTCCGGCATGAAAGAGTTGATTAAAAAATTAGCCCCCGAATCGTTTGAGGATTTAATCCCTCTTGTTGCTTTATACAGGCCAGGGCCGCTCGGGAGCGGGATGGTTGACGATTTTATCAATGCAAAGCACGGAAGGGTTAAAATACGCTATATCCATCCTTTATTAAAGGATATACTGAGCGATACTTACGGCGTGATACTCTATCAGGAGCAAATAATGAGAATAGCGACATCCCTTGCCGGATTTTCTATGGGAGAGGCGGATGTCCTAAGAAAGGGCGTCGGCAAGAAACAGGCCGAACTTATAAGCCAGATGAAAGACAAATTTATTAGCGGGTGTGAAAATAAGGGAATAGATAAAAACAAAGCGGAAAAGATTTTTTCGTTAATTACGAAGTTCGGCGAATACGGCTTTAATAAATCACATTCGACGGCTTACGCATATATCGCATATATGACTGCCTATTTGAAGGCAAATTATAAAGAGCATTTTACGGCAGCCCTTTTATCGAGCGAAATGTCCAATACCGATAAACTGGCAAAGATAATCAATGAAGCAAAATCAGGTTTCTATAGCTGTGATATATTACCTCCTTCGGTTAACTATTCGATGGAAAGATTTACGATCGTCAGCAGCAACGGTAACGGGCTTGCAATCAGGGTAGGACTGGGAGCCGTTAAAAATGTCGGCAAGTCCGCGATTGAATCCGTTTTGCAAATACGGCAAGAGGGTTTATTTAAAGACCTGCTCGATTTTTGTTCAAGGGTCGATACAAGAAAGGTGAACAAGAGAACGATAGAAAACTTAATAAAAAGCGGAGCTCTCGATATAAGCGGGGAATCCCGAAAATGGATGCTGAACAATCTCGAAAGCGTGATGGGAGAGGCTAATTTTCTGAGGGAAAAAAGAAACTCCGATCAGTTTGAACTCCCTCTTTTTTCGGGAGAAAATGTTGAAAATGGAGATGGGGACGGAGGCGCGGTTTTTAAGACGGAGGATAAGAAAGATGATAAAAAATCGGTGCTTGCTTATGAGAAAGAATCTTTAGGATTTTATCTTTCAGGACATCCTTTAGACGGATATGAGGAAAAAATTAAACTTATCGGCGAAGGTTCGGTTGCGGAGATTGTAAACAAATATTTAAGTTCGGGGGGGAAAACAAAAGATGAGGCATATGCAATCTGCGGGGTTATAAATCAGTTAAAGATTCACAAAACTAAAAATAATGAAAAAATGGCTTCATTTGTATTAAATGATAAAAATTTGAATGTTCAGGTTGTATTTTTCCCCAAAAATTACTTAAAATACGAAGACATTTTTGATACAAACGAACCGGTGGTTTTGACGGGAAGGATTGATTTCTCTGGATTAACGGCAAATAACAGCAACGAGAGAAACGGGATTGCCGCAGGGGTTTGGCTAAAGGACGATATAGACGGCAATTTTGACGAAGAAAATTATAAAGGCGCCGAAGGCCGGCGGACATCAAATGATAAAATAGACAATATAAGCGACGGGGATATAGAACTTAACATCAAAATTATCGGAGAAAAGATTGAGTTTTTGGATAGCTATAAAATTAAACAAAAGAACAATATCGATATACCAGTGGTAAAAACTAACGGGACGCAAGTCCAGCCATGCCCGCCGATATGCGTTATCGAAATAACCGAAAAAGAAATCCCGCATGATAACGATGCATTAAGGAATTTTTTGGCTGAGTTAAAAGATATGCTATATAATTCAAAAGGGAATAATAAGGTAATTTTGAAGGCGATGGGTTATGAGATTATTTTAAACGGTAATATTTCGGTCGATAAGGAATTGCTTAAATCTAAACCGTTATGCAGGTATTTGAATATTGCATAGCTAAAATAAATAATAAATCTAAAATAAAATATTAATATTTTATTTTTATAACAAACGGAATTCATTTATGGCATTACAGTATCTTGATTTTGAGAAGCCGATAATCGAATTAGATCAAAAAATAGAAGAGCTCAAGACCTTTAATCTTAGCGGCATTACAAATGTTGACGATGAGATAAAAAATCTTGAATCCAAGCGGGATAAACTTATTAAAGATATATTTAAAAATATCGGCAACTGGCAGATAACCCAGCTATCTAGACACCCTTTAAGGCCGTACACCCTTGATTACATTGAGCTGATAACGGAAAATTTTACAGAGCTTCACGGCGACAGGCTTTTTATGGATGATAAAGCAGTCGTAGGCGGCTTCTGTTTTATTAAAAGCAATAATAACGGCGGTTACAGGCAAAGAGTATTGATAGTAGGACATCAAAAGGGGCGCAATACCAAGGACAAGATGTGCAGAAATTTTGGCATGCCTCATCCCGAAGGTTACAGGAAAGCGCAAAGACTCTTTAGATTGGCCGAAAAATATTCTATTCCGATTATAACCTTAATAGATACCCCGGGGGCTTACCCCGGACTTGGAGCCGAGGAAAGAGGGCAATCGGAAGCCATCGCAAAAACAATTTATACTTTGTTAAATGTCAAAGTGCCTGTTTTATCCATTATCATAGGCGAGGGCGGAAGCGGCGGAGCGCTTGCTTTTGGAGTCGGCAACAAGGTGTTGATGCTTGAATATTCGGTTTATTCGGTAATATCTCCCGAAGGATGCGCCTCGATATTATATAAAGATGTTTCTAAAACCGAGGAGGCATCCAATTCGCTAAAACTTACCGCAAAAGATCTTCACGGCCTAAAGGTTATTGACGGCATTATTCCTGAACCGCTTGGCGGGGCGCATAAAAATAAGATATTAGCTTCCAATAATATAAGAAAGGCTATTATTGAAAACCTTGATCACCTTAAAAAATATGACGGTGAAACCCTGAGAAACGACAGGATACGGAAATTCACGGAATATTAATATTTCAAATTAGGTATTTAGGGACTAAATATTAATTGAAAAACGGTTAAATGTATGATATAAACTTGTACTGTACTAATTATTATAAAATAAGCAAACATAAAATTATAGATTTAATATAATTTAAATGGAACATTAGAAAAATTCAATTTATTTAACGATGGTAGAATATCCGGATATTGCCTATTTTATTTCAAAAGACCTTATTTCTAAAAGTTCGATTGAGGAGATTTATGAAAAAATAGCCATTACAGCTGACACCTTTATAAAGTGCAATCTTGTTACCATATTTATGCTCAGCGAGGAGACCGAAACCATAAAATGCATTAAATTTTATCGGGATGGCAAATTTATACAAAAGGATTTTGAAATAATGCTTGGAGAAGGAATTATAGGTTCCGTCGTGGAAAACGGAGAACCCTTAATAAGCAAAGACCTCAAGTTCGACTTATCGGATATATATTATGAATTGGAAAAGCAGTTTTCGGGAATGGCTTCTGTTTTAAGCGTACCTATATATGCAGGCTCATTGGTTTTAGGCGCTCTAAATGTATATACAGAAACCCCGTACGAATTTACCGAAGAAGAGATTGAAATAGCCAAATTTATAGCCTTAATGGGCGGGGTTTTTATATACAGTCTCACCTTATACGAAAATGCGAATTTCTTATACTTAAGGCAAAAAGAGGAAAGCAGGAAGGTGGAAAATCTGCTTGAGGTTTCGAGGCTTGTTTCCTCATCTTTAGACCTTGCCAGCGTTCTCGACCATTCCGTTAAAAGCCTGATGAACTTCACCAACACAAGTATGTCTCTGGTCTATTTTAAGGATGAAGCGCAAATCTTGCCCTGTTATGAATTTTTTAACTGCAATATGAAGGGATGTTCAATTTACGGCGGCTCCATAAATTGTTATACCCTTGCCAATTTCGAATGTCCATTTGTAAAATGTCCGCCTGAAAGCAAAATATTGCAGAAATGCGTTGAGTGTCCTTATTTACTTGATATAGCCCTTAAATTATTCAAAAGTTACGGAATAGAAGAACATCAAAGCATTTCGACCTCTTTTAAATTAAAAGAATATTCCTGCTCAAAAAGTTTAAACACGGGCTACCCCGCCATAGTTCATTATAAGCAGGGCAAAGATAACCTGTGCGACTGTATATTTAAAAATATTCATAAACAGACATTTCTTGCGATACCTGTCAGAACGGATAAAGATTTCCTGGGGATAATATTTCTTTTTGACTATAAAGAGATTAATTATTCCGTTGAAACCGTGGATTTTATATCCAGCCTTGCAGACATAATCTCGGTTGCGATTTCGAATGCGCAGATGGTGGATTATATCGAAGAAACCCATTTTGGCGCTATAAACTCGATATCCGAAGCCATTGAGGCGAGAGACGCATACACAAGAACGCATGGCGACAGATTGATTAATTACGGAATAGAGGTTGCCAGAGAGCTTAATTTAGGCGAAAACGAGATTAAAAATATAAGATATGCGGCAGCGCTTCACGATGTCGGCAAGATAGGAATAAAAGACTCAATATTAAATAAACAGGGAAAGCTAACCGATGAGGAATACGCAGAAATGAAAAAACATCCGGAGATAGGCTATAATATGCTAAAAAAGATAAAATTTTTAACCCCTATCGCAAACGAGATATTGCACCATCAAGAAAGATATGACGGCAACGGCTATCCCGATAAACTAAAAGGCGAAGATATACCGATTATTTCAAGAATAATTGCCGTTATCGACACATTTGACGCTATGACTACCGATAGGCCTTATCGAAAAGCTCTTCCTCTTCAGACTGCGTTAGATGAGCTGAAAAAAAATTCAGGAACTCAATTTGATCCAAAAGTGGTAAATGCTTTTCTGAAAGTCGTCAATCAAGATTTAAACCTCAAAATTGCCGATAGAAATTTATAAACTGGATTCCTGCTTTCGCAGGAATGACACCCCAAGGGTGAATTAGTAAATTCTTATTAAGTCATTCCCGCGAAGGCGGGAATCCAGAGTTATCAAGGCCTTACAGTATTTTAATAATTTCTATCGGCAATTTTGGGTAAACCCGCTAAAAGAAAGTTCCTCAGGGACTTCGTGAGACTGAATGAAAAATATTAATTTTTCCGGCAAAGCCAAATGTTTTATGATACAGGGAACAACAAGTTCCGCAGGAAAAAGCGCTTTGACAACCGGTTTTTTAAGGTATTTTTCGATGGGAGGCTATAATTCATCC contains:
- the guaA gene encoding glutamine-hydrolyzing GMP synthase — translated: MEKVFSKILIIDFGSQYTQLIARKIRESEVYCEIYPFNSSYKKIKDFKPDAIILSGGPSSVYDGGAPFITKEIFNIDVPFLGICYGMQIMAYLLSGEVKPAKNREYGHSKLAIIKESKLFKGCEKSSLVWMSHGDIIVKTPPDFVVTSQTENCSVASFENSERKLYGLQFHPEVAHTACGRKILNNFLFNIAKVKKTWKLEDFIENKVREIKNLADGKKAICALSGGVDSTVAAVLANKAIGDKLRCIFVDNGLLRENEGKAVIKFYKENLKLNVKLVNASNLFLKALKGVKDPEKKRKIIGKLFIEIFEKEAKKIADAGFLVQGTLYPDVIESVRVFGASSIIKSHHNVGGLPKKLNLKLIEPLRELFKDEVRIIGKNLRIPAEIISRQPFPGPGLAIRIIGDVDKNKLNTLRQADAIVTEEIKKSGLEGKVWQSFPVLIPVKTVGVMGDKRSYESLIALRAVSSSDGMTADFVKLDYDILRTISARIISEVEGINRVVYDITSKPPSTIEWE
- a CDS encoding HD domain-containing protein, with amino-acid sequence MVEYPDIAYFISKDLISKSSIEEIYEKIAITADTFIKCNLVTIFMLSEETETIKCIKFYRDGKFIQKDFEIMLGEGIIGSVVENGEPLISKDLKFDLSDIYYELEKQFSGMASVLSVPIYAGSLVLGALNVYTETPYEFTEEEIEIAKFIALMGGVFIYSLTLYENANFLYLRQKEESRKVENLLEVSRLVSSSLDLASVLDHSVKSLMNFTNTSMSLVYFKDEAQILPCYEFFNCNMKGCSIYGGSINCYTLANFECPFVKCPPESKILQKCVECPYLLDIALKLFKSYGIEEHQSISTSFKLKEYSCSKSLNTGYPAIVHYKQGKDNLCDCIFKNIHKQTFLAIPVRTDKDFLGIIFLFDYKEINYSVETVDFISSLADIISVAISNAQMVDYIEETHFGAINSISEAIEARDAYTRTHGDRLINYGIEVARELNLGENEIKNIRYAAALHDVGKIGIKDSILNKQGKLTDEEYAEMKKHPEIGYNMLKKIKFLTPIANEILHHQERYDGNGYPDKLKGEDIPIISRIIAVIDTFDAMTTDRPYRKALPLQTALDELKKNSGTQFDPKVVNAFLKVVNQDLNLKIADRNL
- a CDS encoding acetyl-CoA carboxylase carboxyltransferase subunit alpha; the encoded protein is MALQYLDFEKPIIELDQKIEELKTFNLSGITNVDDEIKNLESKRDKLIKDIFKNIGNWQITQLSRHPLRPYTLDYIELITENFTELHGDRLFMDDKAVVGGFCFIKSNNNGGYRQRVLIVGHQKGRNTKDKMCRNFGMPHPEGYRKAQRLFRLAEKYSIPIITLIDTPGAYPGLGAEERGQSEAIAKTIYTLLNVKVPVLSIIIGEGGSGGALAFGVGNKVLMLEYSVYSVISPEGCASILYKDVSKTEEASNSLKLTAKDLHGLKVIDGIIPEPLGGAHKNKILASNNIRKAIIENLDHLKKYDGETLRNDRIRKFTEY
- a CDS encoding DNA polymerase III subunit alpha; protein product: MDKFVHLHLHSHYSLLDGAIKIDDIISKAIEFNMSAAAITDHGNMFGAIEFYEKALKKSVKPLIGCEMYVSRSDMTLKNSNEKLYYHLILLAKNEEGYQNLSRLISKSYTDGFYYKPRIDKNILKENHSGLIALSACLKGEIPYNLIQGKMDLAEKNLQYYLDLFGDDFYLEMQMQGIEEQKRANAGIVELSKKYGVPLVATNDCHYLLKDDYEAHDVLLCIQTGKTVEDKDRMRFSTKDLYFKSQEEMIDIFSEYPAEAISNTKIIESKCNFSFKLKEGHHFPQFIIKANNDDALKPCISILDFFEKKVKEGFHERFIKNPTAMAKESYLNNAEAYEKRLDMEIEVIKKSNFAGYFLIVSDFIRYAKDNDIPVGPGRGSAAGSLAAYCLKITDIDPIQYDLMFERFLNPERISMPDIDSDFCINGRDEVIKYVSRKYGEENVSQIITFGTMQAKAAIRDTGRALNMPYAEVDKIAKLVPNTLGITLEEAVKEEPKLQNLINTDFKVKKLIEIARRLEGLARHASTHAAGVVISNKPILNFMPLYKGSKETDVITTQYTGQDLEKLGFIKFDFLGLKTLTVMNEAIKLINGKKTGQSNKHEGMEHPAPLASPAPIREENDFNIYNIDLNDQKTYKLLSSGDTTGVFQLESSGMKELIKKLAPESFEDLIPLVALYRPGPLGSGMVDDFINAKHGRVKIRYIHPLLKDILSDTYGVILYQEQIMRIATSLAGFSMGEADVLRKGVGKKQAELISQMKDKFISGCENKGIDKNKAEKIFSLITKFGEYGFNKSHSTAYAYIAYMTAYLKANYKEHFTAALLSSEMSNTDKLAKIINEAKSGFYSCDILPPSVNYSMERFTIVSSNGNGLAIRVGLGAVKNVGKSAIESVLQIRQEGLFKDLLDFCSRVDTRKVNKRTIENLIKSGALDISGESRKWMLNNLESVMGEANFLREKRNSDQFELPLFSGENVENGDGDGGAVFKTEDKKDDKKSVLAYEKESLGFYLSGHPLDGYEEKIKLIGEGSVAEIVNKYLSSGGKTKDEAYAICGVINQLKIHKTKNNEKMASFVLNDKNLNVQVVFFPKNYLKYEDIFDTNEPVVLTGRIDFSGLTANNSNERNGIAAGVWLKDDIDGNFDEENYKGAEGRRTSNDKIDNISDGDIELNIKIIGEKIEFLDSYKIKQKNNIDIPVVKTNGTQVQPCPPICVIEITEKEIPHDNDALRNFLAELKDMLYNSKGNNKVILKAMGYEIILNGNISVDKELLKSKPLCRYLNIA